The following nucleotide sequence is from Barnesiella viscericola DSM 18177.
GACATCGCCATAGTCCAGTTGGATATAGTGCCCCTTAGCCGTGTTCTCACCACTCCAGAAGAAGGTCCCGGTGTTACCATCAACAGCCAGTTCGAGAGGATAAGAGGTGTTGTCCTCGGTGTAGACCTTCAAGTTGGACGAAATGGTCGGGGTAGGTACAACGGTTGAACCAGACGAGAAAGAGACAGTCAGGACATCAAAGCCAAGCGATTCCGTCTCACCGTCGGCACCACTGCGAACCAGACGGACGTAAGCCGCATTCTGCGACGACACGGGCAGAGTTGCGGGAGTCCATATCTTGCCATTGATCGAGGTTTCGAAGGTCACGCCTTCGGGCAAAGTCATCTCCTCTACCGTCACCTTCTCAATCGACCCGAGGTAGAGACCAACGTAATCGCCGTCAGCCAACTCGACACCGCTCAGCCCCGTGAGTGTAGCTGCGGCATCCGTCACAGTCAGGTTGAATGTAGACGGGTCCAGGTTGGTGACCACTTGCGGTTGCTCGGGTGCCGGCCAGTCACCGGGAAGTTCAGCGCCCAGAGTCTCATACAGATAGTCCACAAACGGGCGGGTGTAGGAATTGGCGGGGTGAACCTCATAGCCCACTACATGCGAGTCGGTACCGTAGCCTTCGAGCTCGGAGATAAAGTACTGCGGATCGATACCCAGACCCGTGTAGAGTGAAATGATGCTTGCGAACGATGACCACGACTCGGAGCGGCTCATCGACGCTCCGTTTTCAAGCAGGTCAAGCGACTTCTGGATAATGATTGCATAAGCCTTTATCTTTGCACACCAGGCCTTGACATCGGTAGCGAACAAGCGATAGTCGCTGTTCTCGCTGTTTGCCATCACGGTTTCGATATATTCGCAAGCGGCTTGCAACCGGGCCATCTCTTCACGAATGGCAGTACCCTCTGCCGGGAAATTGCCAGCACTGTATTTTGACTTGAAGGCCTCGTAAAGATCGATAATCTCCTGATCCTCATAAATAGCATCGGTATAGCGGGCGAACAACCGAATCTGTTCCGCCGTCTCCGTGTCGCCAGCCTCGGCCAGGTAGTCGAAGCAGTCATACCAGTTTTGCGACACGTCAAACCGATCGGGATTCCAGCAATAGTCGGCCAGACCGAACAGACCCACCTTGGCCGCCTGTGCCTGCTTTTCGGGGTTGAGGATCACACCACCCAAGGTGCTGATGCCGCCCGTCTCGGGGACGAGGGCATAGTGTGCGGTGAGTTCGCGCATATAGAGGCGGTCGTCGTTGTTGTCGTTGACCGTAGCGTTCCACCAGAACAACGGGTTGCGCCCTATGTAGCCGGCCATCGCATCGCAATCCTTCTTGTCGAGGTCGCCGCATACGGCATAACCGGTGAAACCGATAACCACGTCCTTGTCGACAGTTGCCATCTGGCTCAGATAGGAAGATGCTCCTGAATACATGAGAGCGTATGTGGCAGGGACATAGAAAAGGGGCGCAATCTTCTCGTCCTCGGCCTGGCTGGGGAACTCCTCCTTCAACCGCTTCTGCGTCTGGTCGGGCAGATGCGCCTGCATCTGTGCCGACGGATTGCGATCCATGTCGTCGATACATACACTGAAAGCACGCACGCCAAGGTCATACATGTGATGGTATTTCTCCATCAGCAACTCGACCCCTGCATCTACCGTCGACGTGTTGGAAAAGTCCATCGACACCTGACCGCCGGGAGCAAGACCCGGGTGGGCTGCCCAAACAAAGTGTACGTTGCAGGCACGAGCGGTCTCGGCCATGCGGCGCACGTCATCTTGCGTGATCCACCCCATGCGACGTTGCTCTTCGGTAATCTCGGTCGGATACTCTTCGGTCCAGTAGCCCAGGTGATAGGGGTCCATCTTGGGCGCATAGATGAAGACGTTCATCTTGAATCGTTTGAAGAACTCGAACAGGCTGCAATGGGCATCGACCGAGTAAGGATTGCCATAGAATCCCTCAATCGCACCACGCCACTGGCAGTGAGAGTAGTCCTCATAAGTCACCTCATGCAGCGCAGCCCCTGCCGCCTGATCCAAAATCTGCTCCAAGGTAGCGAAAGCATAGTATTCCGAACGCTCGCCATTGCCCAGCACCACAATATTGCCGTCGGCAATCTGCATCACATGGGAGTCGAAACGGTTAGGAGCCTCGGTGAACACCTCCTTGGAGATGCCTTGGCTCGTGGCATAGGTATCAGCCACATCGCCAGAACCGGCCACACCCACATACAGGTTGGTCAATTCGGACGAAGCCGACTCACCCGGTTGGTAGACGTAACCAGCCTCTTCCAGCACCTCCTGGATACGATCCTTAGTCACATGACCGATGCCAGCGCCGCACACCACATTGATGGTCTGCGTCAGCTCCACCGTACCACTACCCTCGGTCGTCCGCTGGGGAATGGGATAAATGGTATAGCTCTGGGCATTAGCCACAACCATACCAATCAAACATACAATTAGTAATAAGCCTTTTCTCATTGGGTTATAGAATTTAAGTTAACACGGATTGACAGAGTATAAATATCTGCAAATTTTTACATTTAACAAAAATCGTTACGCATTTATTACACTGAAATACAATATAATACAGAATAATGCGAGCAATAATCGCTATAATTATTAAAAAACAAAGTTAATAAATTATTTTGCATAAACGATGATTTCGGTCAGTTTTTTGACATCATGACAGGGTAATAGGGCCCGGAAACGAATCTCATCGCCAACTTCGGCCTCATCGACCGAACCGGGCGGCGTTTGCACACACCTGCACCACCCTACATCGTCAAACGGTAGATTCGAGCCGTGCAACAAAATTTCAGCCGATTTCAACCGGCTGAAAAATGATTGTAGCCCCTTTCCCCACAGCTTTTTCCCTCAATTTCTTCCAACCATAATGAGCAAAAAAAAGCCTCATGTAGCATAAAAATTATATAGGAAATTATTTGAATCTTTTACTTTTATTTATACTTTTGCAGTGAATTGCCACTGAGCCGGACGCAATGCAAGCCGGCCCGAAGGGGGGCTTTAACATATCAAAAGGCGTTTACTTGACGCTATTGTTCTTGACAATCCTGAATCTCGCAAATTCAAATTCCTGTCAAAGACATAGCAACAGTAGATGCCCCGCTGATATGTTATGGTATCGAATTTGTTATAATAGATACTATACATATCGGCGTGGGAATCTGTGTTGCTCGCCCCGACAGGAAGGCAATGCGAGAGCCTAGGATTGTGGGACGGGCAACGAGTACAGACTCCCACGTCTTTTGTTTTTACATAAGGATAATGTTTCTTGAAAGAGGGGGGACCTTTCAAGGCAAAAAATTCTTCACATAAAATGAAACACGTTTTGTTATTCGTGAGCCTGTTGCTCTTCTCGCTCTCATCGTATGCAGCTCGCGAAAGTGTACTCGTCAAACCTTTTACCCACGGTACAAATGTTAGCGAAAATTACAGTAACTCCGTGCGTAACAAAGTCATGGAAGGCATCAACAGCAAAGGCCGCGTAAAAGTGCTCGACAGCGCTACCGACGACGGAGCCGAAGCCGACTATACGCTCGACGGACAAGTAGTTTCGATTACCATTACCAAAGGCAGTGACGACAAAGGGGCTACCTATTCGGCCAAAATCAACTATCAGTTGAAAGTGACCCGCATCAGCGACAACGAAATCATCGCCACACAAACGTTCGACGCTTCGAGCACCTCACTCTTCTCGAAATTCCGCACCGAGCTCGATGCTGTCAATTCGGCAGTCGATTACATCGACGCCCAAATCCCCGACTTTGTAGACGA
It contains:
- the lptE gene encoding LPS assembly lipoprotein LptE, producing the protein MKHVLLFVSLLLFSLSSYAARESVLVKPFTHGTNVSENYSNSVRNKVMEGINSKGRVKVLDSATDDGAEADYTLDGQVVSITITKGSDDKGATYSAKINYQLKVTRISDNEIIATQTFDASSTSLFSKFRTELDAVNSAVDYIDAQIPDFVDEVFKSYGKVIEIAEVKKENAKKLYITLGSEDGILKGQKLDVRVQKSIGGRTIYKVIGEIKVESVEGADISLCKVTKEGKEIYKAMTETPDDVSVVTKVNQNILGL
- a CDS encoding beta-N-acetylglucosaminidase domain-containing protein is translated as MVVANAQSYTIYPIPQRTTEGSGTVELTQTINVVCGAGIGHVTKDRIQEVLEEAGYVYQPGESASSELTNLYVGVAGSGDVADTYATSQGISKEVFTEAPNRFDSHVMQIADGNIVVLGNGERSEYYAFATLEQILDQAAGAALHEVTYEDYSHCQWRGAIEGFYGNPYSVDAHCSLFEFFKRFKMNVFIYAPKMDPYHLGYWTEEYPTEITEEQRRMGWITQDDVRRMAETARACNVHFVWAAHPGLAPGGQVSMDFSNTSTVDAGVELLMEKYHHMYDLGVRAFSVCIDDMDRNPSAQMQAHLPDQTQKRLKEEFPSQAEDEKIAPLFYVPATYALMYSGASSYLSQMATVDKDVVIGFTGYAVCGDLDKKDCDAMAGYIGRNPLFWWNATVNDNNDDRLYMRELTAHYALVPETGGISTLGGVILNPEKQAQAAKVGLFGLADYCWNPDRFDVSQNWYDCFDYLAEAGDTETAEQIRLFARYTDAIYEDQEIIDLYEAFKSKYSAGNFPAEGTAIREEMARLQAACEYIETVMANSENSDYRLFATDVKAWCAKIKAYAIIIQKSLDLLENGASMSRSESWSSFASIISLYTGLGIDPQYFISELEGYGTDSHVVGYEVHPANSYTRPFVDYLYETLGAELPGDWPAPEQPQVVTNLDPSTFNLTVTDAAATLTGLSGVELADGDYVGLYLGSIEKVTVEEMTLPEGVTFETSINGKIWTPATLPVSSQNAAYVRLVRSGADGETESLGFDVLTVSFSSGSTVVPTPTISSNLKVYTEDNTSYPLELAVDGNTGTFFWSGENTAKGHYIQLDYGDVYSIDNVTLVFTGKDILSGTADIQLSTDGSNWNTIAQYSHGNLVNNRYTCAANGANARYVRLMVTSVEGSFWIQLAEFSCTVAGATAEIGTPTPSTSLGTYQSYNISNVVDGNTGTHFWSNTEPQVGDWLQLEYAEPHSIFEITVTFMENDQLIGSGEFQVSLDGQSWTKVAAYDSGGINANTRTFTTNANGATGKYLRLYITNVVGSYWLKVAEFSCVMADRVTQTTDHNQAMISALSDKNMITSYRAGEAGFVEHTFIENIDIEAVEIYHNTTFDPTYELPAISLYDGNQWVKAGTLDHLCTVIDTRGYDMVTAVRIEWNENNIPTLYEIIPAGEYEEPQVSSVMESVEESGDVVSIYTYGGRLVVRGQTMLSAVRVYDLYGRLLSQSTPNATSFMLDLDASAPAIMIVQVVDESGVVTTAKVVRH